The following proteins are encoded in a genomic region of Thiomonas sp. X19:
- a CDS encoding efflux RND transporter permease subunit, with protein sequence MNLMSLTHGALRQRLLTIGATLALVVGGIFAWRALPIDAFPDVSSPQVKIIMKAPGMTPEEVETRIVLPIEQEVLGIANKRIVRSVSKYGIADITVDFAEGTDVYWARQQVAEALANVRGDLPPLAMGGLAPITTPLSDLFMFTIAGDATLEQKRSALQWLIRPALRTVPGVADVNMLGGDVRAFAVQPDPARLSAWGLSLNQLRTALQTNNSNDGAGRLDEGEETRIVRVQGAFANADDIRNSVVANVRGTPVRVSDVAQVSVDSSTRYGIVTADGKGEAVEGIVLGLRGANAQQVIHGVKSRLAELEPRLPQGMKIQVFYDRSQLVERAVGTVLEALGEAVVLVVVMLLLFLGNWRAALVVAITLPLSALATFILMRWAGLSANLMSLGGLAIALGMLVDAAVVVVENLVNHMSHDPEKAPDRNPGAATTDRLGRIMRGVSEVSGPVLAGVAIIAIVFLPLLTLEGLEGKLFRPVALTIVFALGASLLIALTIVPVMASLLLKTMPHSDPWLVRKLSAGYERVLNWSFAHSRIVVVVSLLSLVAAGWAYTRVGKTFMPTLDEGDVIVQLQKLPSVSLGATAALDLRVQQALLKEIPEIKSIVARSGSDDLGLDPMGLNETDTFLVLKPASQWRGSKNDVIAAMRKILERFPGVNFGFTQPIEMRVSEMLTGSRGDLVVKIFGPDIAHLGDLSQQVAQVLKNVPGAQEVLAARPEGVQYLTVQVDRLAAGRAGFDVITLQQDLRALVEGQPQGIVLEGVRRTPLLLRGGADLRSNPQAFSHVMITAPSGTAYPLSQLARLMPTQGPVLVAHEDGSRFAAVQANVSGRDLVSYVADAKQAVATKVKLPEGVRLQWGGQFENQQRAAARLGLVVPVALALIFVLLMTTFGSVRQSVLVFANIPFALVGGVIALWASGQYMSVPASVGFIALLGIAVLNGVVLVSHFNELLQRGLPLPQAVREGSMRRLRPVMMTATITALSLIPLLSATGPGSEIQKPLAIVVVGGLLSSTALTLVLLPLLFARFGLPRKEREAEVAANPTENV encoded by the coding sequence ATGAATCTCATGTCATTGACGCATGGCGCGCTGCGCCAGCGCCTGCTGACCATCGGCGCCACGCTGGCGCTGGTGGTGGGCGGCATCTTTGCCTGGCGCGCGCTGCCCATCGACGCCTTTCCCGATGTCTCGTCGCCGCAGGTGAAGATCATCATGAAGGCGCCGGGCATGACGCCGGAAGAGGTGGAGACGCGCATCGTCCTGCCCATCGAGCAGGAGGTGCTGGGCATCGCCAACAAGCGCATCGTGCGCTCGGTGTCGAAGTACGGCATTGCCGACATCACCGTGGACTTCGCCGAAGGCACCGATGTGTACTGGGCGCGGCAGCAGGTGGCCGAGGCGCTGGCCAATGTGCGTGGCGACCTGCCGCCCTTGGCGATGGGCGGGCTCGCACCGATCACCACGCCCTTGTCGGACCTGTTCATGTTCACCATCGCAGGCGATGCGACGCTGGAGCAAAAGCGCAGCGCGCTGCAATGGCTCATCCGCCCTGCGCTGCGCACCGTGCCCGGCGTGGCCGATGTCAACATGCTCGGCGGCGACGTGCGCGCCTTCGCCGTGCAGCCCGACCCGGCCAGACTCTCGGCCTGGGGACTGTCGCTCAACCAGTTGCGCACTGCGCTGCAGACCAACAACAGCAATGACGGCGCGGGCCGCCTGGACGAGGGTGAAGAAACGCGCATCGTGCGGGTGCAAGGCGCCTTCGCCAATGCCGACGACATTCGCAACAGCGTCGTCGCCAACGTGCGCGGCACGCCCGTGCGGGTGAGCGACGTGGCGCAGGTGAGCGTGGACAGCAGCACGCGCTACGGCATCGTCACTGCCGATGGCAAGGGCGAAGCGGTGGAAGGCATCGTGCTCGGCCTGCGCGGCGCGAATGCGCAGCAGGTGATTCACGGCGTGAAATCGCGCCTCGCCGAACTCGAACCGCGCTTGCCGCAAGGCATGAAAATCCAGGTGTTCTATGACCGCAGCCAGTTGGTCGAGCGCGCCGTGGGCACGGTACTCGAAGCGTTGGGCGAGGCCGTGGTGCTGGTGGTGGTGATGCTGCTGCTGTTCCTCGGCAACTGGCGCGCGGCGCTGGTGGTGGCCATCACGCTGCCGCTGTCGGCGCTGGCCACGTTCATCCTCATGCGCTGGGCGGGTTTGAGCGCCAACCTGATGAGCCTGGGCGGGCTGGCGATTGCGCTGGGCATGCTGGTCGACGCCGCCGTGGTGGTGGTGGAAAACCTGGTCAACCACATGAGCCACGACCCGGAAAAAGCGCCTGACCGCAACCCCGGCGCCGCGACCACCGACCGCCTGGGACGCATCATGCGCGGGGTGTCGGAAGTGTCCGGCCCGGTGCTGGCGGGCGTGGCCATCATCGCCATCGTGTTCCTGCCCCTGCTCACCCTTGAAGGGCTGGAGGGCAAGCTGTTCCGCCCGGTGGCGCTGACCATCGTGTTCGCGCTGGGCGCGTCGCTGCTCATTGCGCTCACCATCGTGCCGGTGATGGCGTCGCTCTTATTGAAAACCATGCCGCACAGCGACCCCTGGCTGGTGCGCAAACTCTCCGCGGGCTATGAGCGCGTGCTGAACTGGAGCTTCGCCCACAGCCGCATCGTGGTGGTGGTGTCGCTGCTCTCGCTGGTCGCCGCGGGCTGGGCCTATACCCGCGTCGGCAAGACCTTCATGCCCACGCTCGATGAAGGTGACGTGATCGTGCAGTTGCAAAAGCTGCCCTCGGTCAGCCTGGGCGCAACCGCCGCGCTCGACCTGCGGGTACAGCAGGCGCTGCTGAAAGAGATACCCGAGATCAAGTCCATCGTCGCCCGCAGCGGCTCGGACGACCTCGGCCTCGACCCGATGGGGCTGAACGAGACCGACACCTTCCTCGTGCTCAAACCGGCGTCGCAGTGGCGCGGCAGCAAGAACGACGTGATCGCGGCCATGCGCAAGATCCTGGAGCGCTTTCCCGGCGTGAACTTCGGCTTCACCCAGCCGATTGAAATGCGCGTGTCGGAAATGCTCACCGGAAGCCGTGGCGATCTGGTGGTGAAAATCTTCGGCCCCGACATCGCCCATCTCGGCGACTTGTCGCAACAAGTCGCGCAGGTGCTCAAGAACGTGCCCGGCGCGCAGGAAGTGCTCGCGGCGCGGCCCGAAGGCGTGCAATACCTCACGGTGCAGGTCGATCGCCTCGCCGCGGGCCGCGCCGGCTTCGACGTCATCACCCTGCAGCAAGACCTGCGCGCACTGGTGGAGGGCCAACCGCAGGGCATCGTGCTCGAAGGCGTGCGCCGCACGCCCTTGCTGCTGCGCGGCGGCGCCGATTTGCGCAGCAATCCGCAGGCCTTCTCGCACGTCATGATCACCGCGCCGAGCGGCACCGCCTATCCGCTGTCGCAACTGGCCCGGCTGATGCCCACGCAAGGCCCGGTGCTGGTGGCGCATGAGGACGGCAGCCGCTTCGCCGCGGTGCAGGCCAATGTCAGCGGGCGCGACCTGGTGAGCTATGTCGCCGACGCCAAGCAGGCCGTCGCCACCAAGGTGAAGCTGCCCGAAGGCGTGCGCCTGCAATGGGGCGGCCAGTTCGAGAACCAGCAACGCGCCGCCGCCCGCCTGGGGCTGGTGGTGCCGGTGGCGCTGGCGCTCATCTTCGTGCTGCTGATGACCACCTTCGGCTCGGTGCGGCAATCGGTGCTGGTGTTCGCCAACATCCCGTTCGCGCTGGTGGGCGGGGTGATCGCGCTGTGGGCCAGCGGGCAATACATGTCGGTGCCCGCCTCGGTCGGCTTCATCGCCCTGCTGGGCATTGCGGTGCTCAACGGCGTGGTGCTGGTCAGCCATTTCAACGAGTTGCTGCAGCGCGGCCTGCCACTGCCGCAGGCGGTGCGCGAAGGCTCCATGCGCCGCCTGCGGCCGGTGATGATGACCGCCACCATCACCGCGCTCAGCCTCATCCCACTGCTGTCGGCCACCGGGCCGGGCTCGGAAATCCAGAAACCGCTGGCCATCGTCGTGGTCGGCGGGCTGCTGAGCTCCACCGCCCTGACCCTGGTGCTGCTGCCCCTGCTGTTCGCCCGCTTCGGCCTGCCGCGCAAGGAGCGCGAAGCCGAAGTCGCGGCCAACCCGACGGAGAACGTCTGA
- a CDS encoding efflux RND transporter periplasmic adaptor subunit, translated as MSHIVFSRTPLAGSLSAALLGLALTALPATATAASPGVIAISADQQTALGVRLALVQAATAAQIDLPARVTVPLSQQAVVAAPAAGLVTRLLVNPGDAVTSGQPLAELSSPQIAQLQRERSDAQSRRDLAQRQLQRDTALVNEGIVPSARLDTARAQNREAQAMLAERDLALKLAAGGAGLNGVAVLRAPITGVITETSALPGQRVDMAAPLFRIAQQGQLWLEIDASPQQAAALQVGAAVTVPELQAQGVVRAKSTALNAGQSVLLRVRVTQPGGLQAGAVVLARLSLPARAGVWRVPPAAVTQINGRDAVLVSDKSGFRIVPVTVAGRLNDAVMVSGALKAGDKVAATGVVAIKAAAGEVAS; from the coding sequence ATGTCTCACATCGTCTTTTCGCGCACGCCGCTTGCGGGCTCCCTGTCCGCTGCCCTGTTGGGCCTTGCGCTCACTGCCTTGCCCGCCACGGCCACCGCAGCCTCTCCCGGCGTCATCGCCATCTCCGCCGACCAGCAAACCGCGCTGGGCGTGCGCCTGGCGCTGGTGCAGGCCGCCACCGCCGCACAGATCGATCTGCCCGCCCGCGTGACGGTGCCGCTGTCGCAGCAGGCCGTGGTGGCCGCGCCCGCCGCCGGGCTGGTCACCCGCCTGCTGGTGAACCCCGGCGACGCGGTGACAAGCGGCCAGCCGCTGGCCGAACTCAGCAGCCCGCAAATCGCCCAGTTGCAACGCGAGCGCAGCGACGCGCAAAGCCGCCGCGATCTGGCGCAGCGCCAGCTGCAGCGCGACACCGCGCTGGTGAACGAAGGCATCGTGCCCAGCGCCCGGCTGGACACTGCCCGCGCCCAGAACCGCGAGGCGCAGGCCATGCTGGCCGAGCGCGATCTGGCGCTCAAGCTGGCCGCGGGTGGCGCCGGGCTGAATGGCGTCGCCGTGCTGCGCGCGCCCATCACCGGGGTCATCACCGAAACCAGCGCACTGCCCGGGCAGCGGGTGGACATGGCCGCGCCGCTGTTCCGCATCGCTCAGCAAGGCCAGCTCTGGCTGGAGATCGACGCCAGCCCGCAGCAGGCCGCGGCGCTGCAGGTCGGCGCGGCGGTGACCGTGCCGGAGCTGCAGGCGCAAGGCGTGGTGCGGGCCAAATCCACCGCGTTGAATGCAGGGCAGAGCGTGCTGCTGCGGGTGCGCGTCACCCAGCCCGGCGGCTTGCAGGCCGGCGCCGTGGTGCTGGCGCGCCTGAGCCTGCCGGCGCGAGCCGGAGTGTGGCGCGTGCCCCCGGCAGCCGTGACGCAGATCAACGGACGTGACGCCGTGCTTGTCTCCGACAAGTCGGGCTTTCGCATCGTGCCCGTCACCGTTGCCGGACGCTTGAATGACGCGGTGATGGTCAGCGGCGCGCTCAAGGCGGGCGACAAGGTCGCGGCCACCGGCGTGGTGGCGATCAAGGCGGCTGCGGGCGAGGTGGCCTCATGA
- the recG gene encoding ATP-dependent DNA helicase RecG: MPSRPRRPAAAAAKMAAAAEAAPSASPASRPKLEPKPTSPGERLGLRSDWDYALHLPLHYIDETRITAIAALREGHAAVVQARVVLAEVAGGARKQLRVQVEDASGQLELRFFHFYANWPRQYATGKLLRIRGEPRAGLFGMEMVHPTCHVARPDEPMPDRLTPVYPAAAGISQAWLRKAITSARARLDVREWLPAALLAQRHLPDIASTLDMLHAPTPEVSLAALEDRSHPAWQRVKFDELLAQQLAQQQARAKRATLRAWPMAAQAGVQSLTRRLLDVLPFTLTPDQQSCVAEIAADLGRGQPMHRLLQGDVGSGKTVVAALAATQAIDAGFQCALMAPTDILVSQHLRKLADWLAPLGVHVAWLSGAQTRRERAAALAAAASAAAQLVVGTHAVIQDKVRFARLGLAIVDEQHRFGVAQRLSLRAKGAQGTEVSDAANTGQPVREPHLLMMSATPIPRTLAMAVFGDLDVSTIAHLPPGRSPVQTRVFSDARRDAVIARVRELVAAGRQVYWVCPLVEESEVLDLRNAEATYAELQAALAGVGATGEGADSRVGLLHGRMPAAQKALVMADFASARLRLLVATTVIEVGVDVPAATLMVIEHAERFGLSQLHQLRGRVGRGAEASECLLLFSAPLSELARARLQALRDSGDGFVLAQKDLELRGPGELLGQRQSGLPALRHADLQTDTELLEAARDAAIWLLRHDPPAAQQHLQRWLGGRLDWLAA; the protein is encoded by the coding sequence ATGCCTTCCCGCCCGCGCCGCCCAGCAGCAGCCGCCGCCAAAATGGCGGCGGCTGCCGAGGCTGCGCCAAGCGCATCGCCGGCCTCCCGGCCCAAACTCGAACCCAAACCCACCTCGCCCGGCGAGCGCCTCGGATTGCGCAGCGACTGGGACTACGCCCTGCACCTGCCGCTGCACTACATCGACGAAACCCGCATCACCGCCATCGCCGCGCTGCGCGAAGGGCATGCTGCCGTGGTGCAGGCGCGGGTGGTGCTGGCTGAAGTCGCGGGCGGCGCTCGCAAGCAGTTGCGGGTGCAGGTGGAAGACGCCAGCGGCCAACTCGAGCTGCGTTTTTTCCACTTTTACGCCAACTGGCCGCGGCAATATGCGACGGGCAAACTGCTGCGCATTCGCGGCGAGCCGCGCGCCGGGCTGTTCGGCATGGAGATGGTGCACCCCACCTGCCACGTGGCCCGCCCCGACGAGCCCATGCCCGACCGCCTGACGCCCGTCTACCCGGCGGCGGCCGGCATCAGCCAGGCGTGGCTGCGCAAGGCCATCACCAGCGCGCGCGCCCGGCTCGATGTGCGCGAATGGCTGCCGGCGGCCTTGCTGGCGCAGCGGCATCTGCCCGACATCGCCAGCACCCTGGATATGCTGCACGCGCCCACCCCCGAGGTGTCGCTGGCGGCGCTGGAAGACCGCAGCCACCCGGCGTGGCAGCGGGTGAAATTCGACGAACTGCTGGCTCAGCAGCTCGCGCAGCAACAGGCGCGGGCCAAGCGCGCCACCCTGCGTGCCTGGCCCATGGCGGCGCAGGCCGGCGTGCAAAGCCTCACCCGGCGGCTGCTGGACGTTCTGCCCTTCACCCTCACGCCGGACCAGCAGTCTTGTGTGGCTGAGATCGCCGCCGACCTGGGGCGCGGACAGCCCATGCACCGCCTGCTGCAGGGTGATGTGGGCAGCGGCAAGACGGTGGTGGCGGCGCTGGCGGCGACGCAGGCCATCGATGCCGGTTTTCAATGCGCGCTGATGGCGCCCACCGACATCCTCGTCAGCCAGCATCTGCGCAAGCTGGCCGACTGGCTGGCGCCGCTGGGCGTGCATGTGGCCTGGCTCAGCGGCGCGCAGACCAGGCGCGAGCGCGCCGCCGCGCTGGCCGCTGCCGCCAGCGCGGCGGCGCAACTGGTGGTGGGCACGCATGCCGTGATTCAGGACAAGGTGCGTTTTGCCCGCCTCGGCCTGGCCATCGTCGATGAGCAGCACCGCTTCGGCGTCGCCCAGCGCCTGAGCCTGCGCGCCAAGGGGGCGCAGGGTACGGAGGTGTCGGACGCCGCCAACACCGGCCAGCCCGTGCGCGAGCCGCATCTGCTGATGATGAGCGCCACCCCCATTCCCCGCACCCTGGCGATGGCGGTGTTCGGCGATCTCGACGTCTCCACCATCGCCCATCTGCCGCCCGGCCGCAGCCCGGTGCAGACCCGCGTGTTCAGCGACGCCCGGCGCGACGCGGTGATCGCCCGCGTGCGCGAGCTGGTGGCCGCCGGCCGGCAGGTGTACTGGGTCTGCCCGCTGGTGGAGGAAAGCGAGGTGCTCGACCTGCGCAACGCCGAAGCCACTTACGCCGAGTTGCAGGCGGCGCTGGCTGGGGTGGGTGCCACGGGCGAAGGTGCGGACAGCCGCGTCGGCCTGCTGCACGGCCGCATGCCGGCCGCGCAGAAAGCCCTGGTGATGGCCGATTTCGCCAGCGCACGCCTGCGCCTGCTGGTGGCCACCACCGTCATCGAGGTGGGGGTGGACGTGCCCGCCGCCACGCTGATGGTGATCGAACATGCCGAGCGCTTCGGCCTGTCGCAGCTGCACCAGTTGCGCGGCCGGGTGGGGCGGGGCGCCGAGGCCTCGGAATGCCTGCTGCTGTTCAGCGCGCCTTTGTCGGAGTTGGCGCGCGCCCGGCTGCAGGCGCTGCGCGACAGCGGCGACGGTTTCGTGCTGGCGCAGAAAGACCTGGAACTGCGCGGCC